A stretch of the Tardiphaga sp. 709 genome encodes the following:
- a CDS encoding DUF3307 domain-containing protein, whose amino-acid sequence MLFPAMSSSIALGGLVGWMLVLTVKHVIADFLLQNAWMAIGKDQRTGWALPLLAHCAIHGVLTTLFIAVVQPKLWFLGLVDFAIHITIDRLKGICVSHFGVTQGHRWFWWLIGIDQALHHLTDFFLAIFIVANS is encoded by the coding sequence TTGTTGTTTCCTGCAATGTCGTCGTCGATTGCTCTGGGCGGGCTCGTCGGGTGGATGCTCGTCCTCACCGTCAAGCACGTGATAGCTGATTTCCTGCTGCAAAACGCCTGGATGGCGATAGGCAAGGATCAACGGACCGGATGGGCGCTGCCGCTGCTGGCGCATTGCGCGATCCATGGCGTGCTGACGACGCTGTTCATTGCCGTTGTACAACCCAAGCTCTGGTTCCTGGGACTGGTCGACTTCGCGATCCATATCACCATCGATCGGCTCAAGGGCATCTGCGTCTCGCATTTCGGTGTGACGCAGGGCCATCGCTGGTTCTGGTGGCTGATCGGCATCGATCAGGCACTGCATCACCTGACCGACTTCTTCCTGGCCATCTTCATCGTCGCCAACAGCTGA
- a CDS encoding glutathione S-transferase family protein yields MIVLHGAGAGFGLPEISPFVTKTEVQLKMAGLPYQKQPARPQDSPKGQMPYIDDGAECIADSTFIRAYIERKYDVDFDKGLDLAQRAQAWAIERMIEHHLYWSLVGVRWVDADNFAKGPSHFFDGIPEAQRDEIRAFARKSVIQNHLANGLGRHPADEALQLADRSLMALSVLLAGKSHLMSNRPAGVDATAFGVLAGIMSPLFPSPLQRQLHRYGNLITYVDRMMEEYYPEHVWQCSVAA; encoded by the coding sequence ATGATCGTCCTTCACGGCGCAGGCGCGGGCTTCGGCCTGCCGGAAATCAGCCCTTTCGTTACCAAGACGGAAGTCCAGCTCAAGATGGCCGGCTTGCCCTATCAGAAGCAACCGGCACGGCCGCAGGATTCGCCGAAAGGGCAGATGCCCTATATCGACGACGGGGCTGAATGCATTGCCGATTCCACATTTATCCGCGCCTACATCGAACGCAAATATGACGTCGATTTCGATAAGGGCCTCGATCTGGCGCAGCGGGCGCAGGCCTGGGCCATCGAGCGGATGATCGAGCATCATCTCTACTGGTCGCTGGTCGGCGTTCGCTGGGTCGATGCCGATAATTTCGCCAAGGGACCGTCGCATTTCTTCGACGGCATTCCCGAAGCGCAACGCGACGAGATCCGTGCATTCGCGCGCAAATCCGTCATTCAGAACCATCTGGCGAACGGTCTCGGCCGGCACCCTGCCGATGAAGCGCTGCAACTCGCGGATCGTTCGCTGATGGCGCTATCGGTGCTGCTGGCCGGAAAGTCTCACCTGATGAGCAACCGCCCGGCCGGTGTCGATGCGACCGCGTTCGGCGTTCTGGCCGGGATCATGTCGCCGTTGTTTCCGTCGCCCCTGCAGCGTCAGTTGCACCGCTACGGCAACCTCATCACCTACGTGGATCGGATGATGGAAGAGTATTATCCCGAACACGTCTGGCAGTGCAGCGTCGCTGCCTGA
- a CDS encoding LysR family transcriptional regulator, with product MDRIEAMTVFVAVADLQGFAPAARKLGLSASAVTRMVAALEERLGARLLQRTTRSVMLTDVGVRYLQRVRQILADIEEAEGSAQAERAQPSGRLVVSAPVGFGRLHVTPLISAYLQRYADVSGELRLTDRMVSLVEDGIDVAVRIGHLPDSSLVARQVGSMPRVVVASPDYLARRGQPKTPDDIAKHDTIQFGAIASAPEWRFVQNGDDIRITHMPRFTTDVADAAIWHAEHGGGLTRVLAYQAADALAAGRLKRVLTEFEPPAVPIHIVYPTSRLLSAKVRVFIDLAAETCRWDFSKR from the coding sequence ATGGATCGCATCGAAGCCATGACCGTCTTCGTCGCCGTGGCGGACCTGCAGGGGTTCGCGCCCGCGGCCCGCAAGCTCGGACTCTCCGCGTCGGCGGTCACCCGCATGGTGGCGGCGCTGGAGGAGCGTCTTGGCGCCCGCCTGCTGCAGCGGACCACGCGCTCGGTGATGCTGACCGATGTCGGCGTGCGCTATCTGCAACGAGTGCGCCAGATTCTCGCGGATATCGAGGAGGCCGAAGGCTCCGCGCAGGCCGAACGGGCCCAGCCGAGCGGGCGTCTGGTTGTCTCCGCACCGGTTGGCTTCGGACGCCTGCATGTCACGCCGCTGATCTCGGCCTATCTGCAGCGCTACGCGGACGTATCCGGCGAATTGCGGCTGACCGATCGTATGGTCAGTCTGGTTGAGGACGGGATCGATGTCGCCGTCCGGATCGGTCATCTCCCCGATTCTAGTCTGGTGGCGCGCCAGGTCGGCAGCATGCCGCGCGTCGTTGTGGCGTCGCCGGATTATCTGGCGCGACGCGGCCAGCCAAAGACGCCGGACGACATCGCGAAGCACGATACGATCCAGTTCGGTGCCATCGCATCAGCGCCGGAATGGCGCTTCGTGCAGAATGGCGACGACATCCGCATCACGCATATGCCGCGTTTCACGACCGACGTTGCCGATGCCGCCATCTGGCATGCCGAGCATGGTGGCGGCCTGACCCGCGTACTGGCCTATCAGGCGGCAGACGCGCTGGCGGCCGGGCGCCTCAAACGTGTGCTCACGGAGTTCGAGCCGCCGGCGGTGCCGATCCACATCGTCTATCCGACCTCGCGCTTGCTGTCGGCGAAAGTGCGCGTCTTCATCGATCTTGCCGCCGAAACCTGCCGGTGGGATTTCAGCAAGCGATAG
- a CDS encoding PaaI family thioesterase has protein sequence MTNTAIPDGFTPHYRKSPLTAPWEPIYSKVTDTNVILGLRIAEAHTNSRGMAHGGLITALADNAMGLSCGHVLGGGARLLTVNLSADFLGSAQIGQWLQIETEVIKTGKRLCFAQALITADSEPCARTNGTFSVAPPKT, from the coding sequence ATGACCAACACCGCTATCCCCGACGGCTTCACGCCGCACTATCGCAAGAGCCCCCTCACCGCCCCCTGGGAGCCGATCTATTCCAAGGTGACCGACACCAATGTCATCCTCGGTCTTCGCATCGCCGAAGCGCATACCAATTCGCGGGGCATGGCGCATGGTGGGCTGATCACCGCGCTGGCCGATAATGCGATGGGCCTAAGCTGCGGCCATGTACTGGGCGGCGGTGCGCGGCTGCTCACCGTGAATCTCTCTGCTGATTTTCTCGGCTCCGCGCAGATCGGGCAATGGCTGCAGATCGAGACCGAGGTCATCAAGACCGGCAAGCGTCTCTGCTTTGCGCAGGCACTAATCACGGCAGACAGCGAGCCGTGCGCCCGGACCAACGGCACATTCAGCGTGGCGCCACCAAAAACGTAG
- a CDS encoding pyridoxamine 5'-phosphate oxidase family protein codes for MSDIHTYSSDIAFTPTVKAIQTRKGSRSGYAHVEENGGWRTEVDDNLAAFLAEANSFFLATASADGQPYMQHRGGPKGFVKVLDKQTLAFADYNGNRQYITQGNLAENPKANIFIMDYAHRRRVKLWGTARVVEDDPALMRSLMPQGYRAKPEQVILFTIAAWDTNCPQHIPQKFDAADVAAALAARDARITELEAELATLKDSASPH; via the coding sequence ATGTCAGACATCCACACCTATTCCAGCGACATTGCCTTCACGCCGACCGTCAAGGCGATCCAGACCCGCAAGGGGTCGCGTTCCGGCTATGCGCATGTCGAGGAAAACGGCGGCTGGCGCACCGAGGTCGACGACAATCTCGCAGCGTTTCTCGCCGAGGCGAACAGCTTCTTTCTGGCTACCGCCAGCGCTGACGGCCAGCCTTATATGCAACATCGCGGCGGACCGAAGGGGTTCGTGAAGGTGCTCGACAAACAGACGCTGGCCTTCGCGGACTATAACGGCAACCGGCAATACATCACCCAGGGCAATCTGGCCGAGAATCCAAAGGCCAACATCTTCATCATGGATTACGCGCATCGCCGCCGGGTCAAGCTCTGGGGCACCGCGCGGGTGGTCGAGGACGACCCGGCCTTGATGCGATCGCTGATGCCACAAGGTTATCGTGCGAAGCCAGAGCAGGTCATCCTGTTCACGATCGCTGCATGGGATACCAATTGTCCGCAGCATATCCCGCAGAAATTCGATGCCGCCGATGTCGCCGCAGCCTTGGCAGCGCGCGATGCGCGGATTACGGAGCTTGAAGCCGAGCTGGCGACGCTGAAGGACTCAGCGTCGCCGCATTGA
- a CDS encoding YkgJ family cysteine cluster protein, producing the protein MTSDAATISEASPCQACGACCSYSSNWPRFTIEDDADLDLIPAKYVNDRESGMRCDGDRCSALTGKVGEATACGIYAVRPDVCRTCMPGDPECAMARRRHGLPILAAAE; encoded by the coding sequence ATGACAAGTGACGCAGCCACGATCAGCGAAGCCAGCCCGTGCCAGGCATGTGGCGCGTGCTGTTCGTATTCCAGCAACTGGCCGCGTTTCACCATCGAGGACGACGCCGATCTCGATCTGATCCCGGCCAAATATGTCAACGATCGTGAATCGGGAATGCGCTGCGACGGAGACCGCTGCAGCGCATTGACCGGAAAGGTTGGAGAGGCAACAGCCTGCGGGATTTATGCTGTGAGGCCGGACGTGTGCCGAACCTGCATGCCTGGCGATCCCGAATGCGCCATGGCGCGGCGCCGGCACGGGCTGCCAATTCTGGCAGCCGCAGAGTAG
- a CDS encoding helix-turn-helix transcriptional regulator, whose protein sequence is MRRADRLFQIIQVLRRTRKPLTADAIAAELETSKRTIYRDIATLMAQRVPIRGEAGMGYILERGFDMPPLMLTPDEIEAAVLGAQWVMGHADPALAKAAQDLIAKIADTVPERLRPFVLEPASRARPDFHGAADSMDMVQMRAHIHAGKKVRLLYRDEAGRNSERIVWPIAVGYLEAVRLLAAWCELRKDFRSFRTDRAIEAHFLDEKYPERRETLRSKWRKTLSWERPQDT, encoded by the coding sequence ATGAGACGCGCAGACCGCCTGTTTCAGATCATTCAGGTACTCCGGCGCACGCGGAAGCCGCTGACGGCGGATGCCATTGCCGCCGAACTGGAAACGTCCAAGCGCACGATCTATCGCGACATCGCGACACTGATGGCGCAACGCGTCCCGATCCGCGGCGAAGCCGGCATGGGCTATATCCTCGAACGCGGCTTCGACATGCCGCCGCTGATGCTGACGCCCGACGAGATCGAAGCCGCCGTGCTCGGCGCACAATGGGTGATGGGGCACGCCGATCCGGCATTGGCCAAGGCGGCACAGGATCTCATCGCGAAGATCGCGGACACCGTGCCCGAGCGCCTGCGCCCCTTCGTGCTCGAACCCGCGAGCCGGGCGCGGCCGGATTTCCACGGCGCCGCCGACAGTATGGATATGGTGCAGATGCGCGCGCATATTCATGCGGGCAAGAAGGTCCGGCTGCTTTACCGGGACGAAGCCGGTCGCAACAGCGAGCGCATCGTCTGGCCGATCGCGGTGGGTTATCTGGAAGCCGTGCGGCTGCTGGCGGCGTGGTGCGAGCTTCGCAAGGATTTCCGCAGTTTTCGAACCGACCGAGCGATCGAGGCACATTTCCTCGATGAGAAGTACCCGGAACGACGTGAAACGCTGCGCAGCAAATGGCGCAAGACGCTGAGCTGGGAGCGGCCACAGGATACCTGA